The following proteins are co-located in the Desulfatirhabdium butyrativorans DSM 18734 genome:
- a CDS encoding HAD family hydrolase — protein sequence MPNFDAVVFDMDGTILDTLADIGESMNRVLVSFGFPPHPLDAYRYFVGEGSPVLVEKALPANARTPSMIQDCLKAYQKDYGANWQVHTRLYEGIAEMLDALASRNIRMTILSNKYHEFTLQCHAHFFRSWPFDVVLGIRDGVPRKPDPAAAFEIAEILQLPPSRFFYVGDTGVDMQTAVSAGMFPVGVLWGFRTEEELVANGARFLAKHPRDIVEKFV from the coding sequence ATGCCCAATTTCGATGCCGTCGTTTTCGACATGGATGGAACCATCCTCGATACCCTCGCCGATATCGGTGAATCGATGAACCGCGTGCTTGTCTCTTTCGGGTTTCCACCGCACCCGCTGGATGCCTACCGGTATTTTGTCGGCGAAGGCTCCCCCGTGCTCGTTGAAAAAGCCCTTCCCGCCAATGCCCGGACTCCTTCGATGATCCAGGATTGCCTGAAAGCCTACCAGAAGGATTACGGGGCCAACTGGCAGGTCCATACGCGGCTCTATGAAGGTATTGCTGAAATGCTGGACGCCCTTGCCAGCCGAAACATCCGGATGACCATTCTTTCCAACAAATACCATGAATTCACCCTGCAGTGCCATGCGCATTTTTTCCGCTCCTGGCCATTCGATGTGGTCCTCGGAATCCGTGACGGAGTACCCCGGAAACCGGATCCTGCGGCGGCATTTGAAATCGCCGAGATACTTCAATTGCCGCCATCCCGTTTTTTCTATGTCGGTGACACGGGCGTCGATATGCAGACGGCCGTATCGGCCGGCATGTTTCCGGTAGGCGTTTTATGGGGATTTCGAACGGAGGAGGAACTGGTGGCGAACGGCGCCCGGTTTCTCGCCAAACATCCAAGAGATATTGTGGAGAAATTCGTTTGA
- a CDS encoding ArnT family glycosyltransferase: protein MIESTHPSGISRQASNPRTVSDSMPLIAVLLLALALRFWLAAHTTIVNPDGTLYIHQAKSILIGQWKGLTSCGLSFVSALPFTIAAFYRLVGDWIWAGRLASILFGWAALIPLYALLRMLFDRAISRTTLLMIAVTPMMVSNSVEIVREPMMWFFATSGMAGMVRYLRAPKAVWLPLCCMLFLLAAWARVDAVVLILAGSVWLLWKARGSRFQSLLLFLLPALAASVLVLFLAFWQGISVQTLFRGSDILGKAYLPLVKYRELRTALKALHETIPDASLSFFLQEARQQVWLVALGALVNRTIEALFYPFALLYAIGVIRFRKMALPGIAIGFPVLAAISGCLLLYIHALQTWMIYYRFLGLVLLPGSVFAAIGMDTVLQWLQAKPWFQAGHNAARARQRAIIAFCAVIVLISLPKNLKTPDADKAVFVSIGTAISRLAPMDRPVRVITSAGIQPLISFYANVDRPFPVCPMNEETFYAAYPGQLDAFTRQALDSGMQFWLWEQKNWPKDYFDMEAIPSDAHFHLIGAYHHPDTGEMRLYEIR, encoded by the coding sequence ATGATCGAATCCACCCATCCCTCCGGAATATCCCGACAAGCATCCAATCCCCGAACTGTTTCCGATTCGATGCCGCTGATCGCCGTACTGCTGCTTGCCCTGGCCCTGCGGTTCTGGCTGGCTGCCCACACCACCATCGTCAACCCGGACGGTACCCTTTACATCCATCAGGCCAAATCCATCCTGATCGGGCAATGGAAAGGCCTGACCTCCTGCGGGCTCAGCTTTGTCTCGGCCCTTCCCTTCACCATCGCTGCTTTCTACCGGCTCGTCGGAGACTGGATATGGGCCGGCAGGCTCGCATCCATTCTGTTCGGATGGGCAGCCCTGATCCCCCTGTATGCGTTATTGAGGATGCTCTTCGATCGCGCCATCAGCCGCACCACCCTGCTCATGATCGCCGTTACCCCCATGATGGTCAGCAACAGCGTGGAAATCGTCCGGGAGCCCATGATGTGGTTTTTTGCGACTTCCGGCATGGCGGGAATGGTCCGGTATCTGCGAGCGCCCAAGGCCGTTTGGCTGCCGCTTTGCTGCATGCTGTTTCTGCTGGCGGCCTGGGCGCGGGTGGATGCCGTTGTCTTGATCCTGGCAGGCAGCGTCTGGTTGCTGTGGAAAGCGCGCGGATCCCGTTTTCAAAGCCTGCTGCTCTTTTTGTTGCCGGCGCTTGCGGCTTCCGTTCTGGTGCTGTTTCTCGCTTTTTGGCAGGGCATCTCCGTTCAGACCCTGTTCCGGGGATCCGACATTCTGGGGAAAGCCTACCTGCCGCTGGTCAAGTACCGGGAGCTTCGAACAGCGCTCAAGGCGCTCCATGAAACAATCCCGGATGCCTCTCTGAGCTTCTTCCTCCAGGAAGCCCGGCAGCAGGTGTGGCTGGTAGCCCTGGGCGCACTGGTCAATCGGACCATCGAGGCGCTGTTCTATCCCTTCGCCCTGCTGTACGCCATCGGGGTGATCCGTTTTCGGAAAATGGCCCTGCCCGGGATTGCCATCGGTTTTCCGGTGCTCGCGGCCATTTCGGGCTGTTTGCTGCTTTACATCCACGCCCTGCAAACCTGGATGATCTACTACCGGTTTCTGGGACTCGTGCTGCTGCCGGGATCGGTATTTGCGGCAATCGGGATGGATACCGTTCTCCAATGGCTGCAGGCCAAGCCCTGGTTTCAGGCCGGGCACAACGCCGCCAGGGCAAGGCAGCGGGCAATCATCGCTTTTTGCGCCGTCATTGTCCTGATCAGCCTTCCCAAAAACCTCAAAACCCCGGATGCCGACAAGGCCGTATTCGTATCCATCGGCACTGCCATTTCCCGGCTGGCACCTATGGATCGGCCCGTCCGGGTGATCACATCCGCAGGCATCCAGCCGCTGATTTCCTTCTATGCCAATGTGGATCGCCCGTTTCCGGTATGCCCGATGAACGAAGAGACCTTTTACGCGGCCTATCCCGGCCAATTGGACGCATTCACGCGACAGGCGCTGGATTCAGGCATGCAATTCTGGCTCTGGGAGCAGAAGAACTGGCCGAAGGATTATTTCGATATGGAAGCAATCCCCAGTGACGCCCATTTTCATCTGATCGGGGCCTACCATCACCCCGATACAGGGGAAATGCGGCTCTACGAGATTCGATGA
- a CDS encoding long-chain-fatty-acid--CoA ligase: protein MEPVRGFPSTSQDNYQLNIINIARHGVRNFSSQEITCQGPQGMFRYTYRDAFRRMSRFAGALRDLGVAIGDRIGVLDWNSHRNYEMYFAIPGSGAVMLLLNLRLSPPDLTYVIQHAEASWLVVDETLLPIAEMLSRNFPAIRGYIVLTDKNLSDIQTTLNPVFSYEALLEAQPAEFEWPNLDETSAAGACYTTGTTGQPKGVYYSHRNTYLHAMAICSGGEMSYRDVFLQLVPMFHAMGWGGVYSATMIGSKVVLPGMYRLDRLGELAELLVNEKVTVCNGAPAILMPMLEYIRGMKEKPDLRGARFLCGATEPPIAMMKGYHELTGAEIIHAYGATETSPLVSINRLKPWLEGRLSEEEKWDLRRKQGYVVSGLDVKLLGPDNAEVPHDGKTPGEICVRGPWITGSYHRTPVSDQQFTADGFWRSGDVATMDEEGYLKITDRVKDVIKSGGEWISSVDMENELMSFGPVLEAAVVGIKHPKWEERPLALVILRKEYQGKIEKEAILSHLAHKFAKWQLPDEILFVDEIPKTSVGKINKKVIREAHRDRYMQSAG from the coding sequence ATGGAGCCCGTCAGAGGATTTCCTTCAACGTCCCAGGACAATTACCAGCTCAATATCATCAACATCGCACGGCACGGCGTCCGGAATTTCTCCAGTCAGGAAATCACCTGCCAGGGACCGCAGGGAATGTTCCGGTACACCTATCGGGATGCTTTCCGGCGGATGAGCCGGTTTGCCGGCGCCCTCCGGGACCTCGGTGTCGCCATCGGCGACAGGATAGGCGTTCTGGACTGGAATTCCCATCGCAATTACGAGATGTACTTTGCCATCCCGGGTTCCGGTGCGGTGATGCTGCTGTTGAATCTTCGCCTCTCACCTCCGGATCTCACCTATGTGATTCAGCATGCCGAAGCAAGCTGGCTTGTGGTGGATGAAACCCTTTTGCCCATTGCCGAGATGTTGTCCAGGAATTTTCCAGCCATCAGAGGCTATATCGTTCTGACAGACAAGAATCTGTCGGATATTCAGACCACCCTGAACCCGGTTTTCAGCTACGAAGCGCTCCTTGAGGCGCAACCCGCGGAATTTGAATGGCCAAATCTGGATGAAACTTCGGCAGCCGGGGCCTGCTATACAACTGGCACGACGGGCCAGCCCAAGGGTGTCTATTACTCCCATCGCAACACCTATCTGCATGCCATGGCCATCTGCTCCGGAGGAGAGATGTCCTATCGGGATGTCTTTTTGCAGCTGGTACCGATGTTTCATGCCATGGGCTGGGGCGGTGTCTATTCCGCCACGATGATCGGCTCCAAAGTCGTACTGCCGGGCATGTACAGGCTGGATCGTCTGGGGGAACTGGCCGAGCTTCTGGTGAACGAAAAAGTTACGGTATGCAATGGCGCTCCCGCCATTCTCATGCCCATGCTGGAATATATTCGGGGTATGAAAGAGAAACCGGATCTTCGCGGCGCCCGGTTTCTGTGCGGCGCAACCGAACCGCCAATTGCCATGATGAAAGGATATCATGAGCTGACGGGTGCCGAAATCATTCATGCATACGGGGCAACGGAAACCTCTCCACTGGTCAGCATCAACCGGCTGAAGCCCTGGCTGGAAGGCCGGCTCAGCGAAGAAGAGAAATGGGATTTGCGCCGGAAGCAGGGGTATGTGGTCAGCGGCCTGGATGTCAAACTGCTGGGTCCGGACAATGCCGAGGTCCCGCATGACGGCAAGACGCCCGGTGAAATCTGTGTTCGCGGCCCGTGGATTACCGGGAGCTATCACCGAACACCGGTTTCGGACCAGCAGTTTACCGCCGATGGCTTCTGGCGGAGCGGAGATGTGGCCACAATGGACGAGGAAGGTTACCTGAAGATCACGGATCGGGTGAAAGATGTCATCAAAAGCGGCGGGGAATGGATATCGTCTGTGGACATGGAAAACGAATTGATGTCTTTCGGGCCGGTTCTGGAGGCCGCCGTTGTCGGGATCAAGCATCCTAAATGGGAAGAAAGACCGCTGGCCCTGGTCATTTTGCGCAAGGAATATCAGGGCAAGATTGAAAAAGAGGCGATTTTATCCCATCTGGCCCATAAATTTGCCAAATGGCAGCTTCCAGATGAAATTCTGTTTGTGGACGAGATTCCCAAGACCAGCGTGGGGAAAATCAATAAAAAGGTGATCCGGGAAGCGCACCGGGACCGGTATATGCAAAGCGCTGGCTGA
- the gmhA gene encoding D-sedoheptulose 7-phosphate isomerase: MMWIQTITEHIATIETLRDMAPMIEDAVTALIETLQKGGKILVCGNGGSAADAQHFAAELVGRFEAERKGLPAIALTTDTSILTAIGNDYGFERVFSRQVSALGATGDILIGISTSGNSRNVLEAVGSAKRIGMKTIGLLGGNGGKLAEAVDTAIVVRNPRTARIQEAHILLLHYWAGRIEQAVMDGA; this comes from the coding sequence ATGATGTGGATTCAAACCATTACCGAGCATATCGCAACCATCGAAACCCTGCGGGACATGGCGCCGATGATCGAGGACGCCGTAACAGCCTTGATCGAGACCCTGCAGAAAGGCGGAAAAATCCTCGTTTGTGGCAATGGCGGCTCCGCTGCGGATGCCCAGCATTTTGCGGCCGAGCTGGTCGGAAGATTCGAGGCGGAACGCAAGGGACTTCCGGCCATCGCCCTGACAACCGACACCTCGATTCTCACCGCCATCGGAAACGATTACGGATTCGAGCGGGTTTTTTCCAGGCAGGTTTCAGCCCTGGGTGCAACGGGAGACATCCTGATCGGCATATCGACTTCCGGTAACTCCAGGAACGTGCTGGAAGCCGTAGGATCGGCAAAAAGGATTGGCATGAAAACGATTGGGTTGCTGGGCGGAAACGGCGGCAAGCTGGCAGAGGCCGTCGATACGGCAATTGTTGTCCGCAACCCGCGCACGGCGAGGATTCAGGAAGCCCATATTCTGCTGTTGCATTACTGGGCCGGTCGTATCGAGCAGGCGGTGATGGATGGCGCGTAA
- a CDS encoding glycerol dehydrogenase, producing the protein MFLKAVFPGKYIQGEGVLGQLPDWIHVFGKKGLILASRTARENVLVNYRHDLEAKAIGVEAFQGECCETELNRLARVISDQKVDVLVGMGGGKTIDTAKIAADRAGIPVIVVPTIASTDAPCSGCAILYTEQGVFQSVLYPKMNPQVVLVDTNVIAQAPTRFLVAGMGDALATWFEARSCDRTQSMNECGGYSTMAGLHLAKLCYDTLLLYGFSAKLAAEQHVITPALNHIVEANILLSGIGFESSGLAAAHAIHNGLTALEPTHSFYHGEKVAFGVLAGLQLADASPRESDEVFSFCETIGLPTTLEDIGLKDIDRDGLMRVAEKACAPGEAIHHEAGKITSGKVLNALIAADALGRARKRAFAQNR; encoded by the coding sequence GTGTTCCTGAAAGCGGTTTTCCCGGGGAAATATATTCAGGGTGAAGGCGTTCTGGGTCAGCTACCCGATTGGATCCATGTTTTTGGCAAGAAAGGATTGATTCTTGCGTCCCGAACGGCCAGAGAAAACGTTCTGGTCAACTATCGCCACGATCTTGAGGCAAAGGCGATCGGTGTCGAGGCATTTCAGGGGGAGTGCTGTGAAACGGAATTGAACCGGCTCGCCCGTGTCATAAGCGATCAGAAGGTGGATGTGCTGGTCGGGATGGGGGGTGGAAAGACCATTGATACGGCAAAAATTGCGGCTGATCGGGCTGGAATTCCGGTAATCGTTGTGCCGACAATCGCCTCGACCGATGCACCCTGCAGCGGGTGCGCCATCCTCTACACGGAGCAAGGCGTATTTCAATCCGTTCTCTATCCGAAAATGAACCCGCAAGTGGTGCTGGTCGATACAAATGTCATTGCCCAGGCACCGACGCGTTTTCTGGTTGCGGGGATGGGAGATGCGCTGGCGACCTGGTTCGAGGCCAGATCGTGTGATCGCACCCAATCGATGAACGAGTGTGGCGGCTACAGCACGATGGCCGGGCTTCATCTGGCCAAGCTCTGTTATGACACCCTGCTGCTGTACGGCTTTTCGGCCAAGCTTGCCGCCGAGCAGCATGTCATTACCCCGGCGTTGAATCACATCGTCGAGGCGAACATCCTGTTGAGCGGCATCGGATTCGAAAGCTCCGGTCTGGCTGCGGCACATGCCATTCACAATGGCTTGACAGCGCTTGAACCAACCCATTCTTTCTACCATGGCGAGAAAGTCGCTTTCGGTGTTTTGGCGGGTCTTCAGCTTGCGGATGCATCTCCTCGGGAATCCGATGAAGTTTTCTCGTTTTGCGAAACAATCGGATTGCCGACAACCCTGGAGGATATCGGGCTGAAGGACATCGACCGGGATGGATTGATGCGGGTGGCCGAAAAGGCGTGTGCGCCCGGGGAAGCCATCCATCACGAAGCGGGCAAGATCACATCCGGAAAAGTCCTCAATGCGCTGATTGCAGCGGATGCCTTGGGCCGGGCCAGAAAACGGGCTTTCGCTCAGAACCGATAA
- a CDS encoding TerB family tellurite resistance protein yields MGIMGKVVGGAIGFALGGPLGAILGATFGHAYDASNQLDRTGFVDSPMSHTESSQFTFFVATFSMLAKLARADGRVSQAEIDTIRQFMIYDLNLPPESQQIAMNIFQTALDSPQSFEEFASQFFGQFHGQPQILQLMMDILYRVSVADGELNAAEERILTTASRIFGIDDSHYRSHASATKESDTDRYYKLLGCSRSDSEETIKKQYRKMASDFHPDKIIAKGLPEEFVKFANDKFKDIQEAYEAIKKERRFS; encoded by the coding sequence ATGGGAATAATGGGAAAAGTTGTTGGCGGTGCCATCGGATTTGCCCTGGGGGGCCCACTTGGGGCGATCCTGGGAGCGACATTCGGACACGCCTATGATGCAAGCAATCAGCTCGATCGCACAGGCTTCGTTGATTCTCCGATGTCCCACACGGAATCATCACAGTTCACCTTTTTCGTAGCGACGTTTTCCATGCTGGCCAAATTGGCCCGGGCAGACGGAAGGGTTTCCCAGGCCGAGATTGACACCATCCGCCAATTCATGATCTACGATCTGAACCTGCCGCCGGAAAGTCAGCAGATCGCCATGAATATTTTTCAGACGGCGCTCGATTCTCCCCAATCCTTCGAGGAATTCGCCTCGCAGTTCTTTGGACAGTTTCACGGCCAACCCCAAATCCTGCAATTGATGATGGATATTCTGTATCGGGTCTCCGTTGCAGACGGAGAGCTCAATGCCGCCGAGGAACGGATACTGACGACGGCAAGCCGGATTTTCGGTATCGACGATAGCCATTATCGCTCCCATGCTTCCGCCACCAAGGAATCCGATACAGACCGGTATTACAAGCTTCTGGGATGCAGCCGCAGCGATTCGGAGGAAACCATCAAGAAACAGTACCGCAAGATGGCTTCCGATTTTCATCCGGACAAGATCATTGCCAAAGGACTGCCCGAGGAATTCGTCAAATTCGCAAACGATAAATTCAAGGATATTCAGGAAGCCTATGAGGCCATCAAAAAGGAACGGAGATTTTCCTGA
- a CDS encoding glycosyltransferase family 4 protein, whose amino-acid sequence MIRKPSGHRPAIAMIVPTYGRVGGAENLVVELCERLIREHGCTIHVLANRFEAISEAVHMHRIPIWMFPRWFRPYSFAIGVRKTLDKLPVDLVHSHERIFRADVFSVHGMPHQQWIRDVRKKSMSWFDRATARVERMGYTHPATRLLLPVSRQLQTALVDLYPSVERRIRVLTPGVSTRRFADCSMADVKARAKIDFGLEPTDTVLLFVGMNFEVKRLGLVMESLAILGRDVLDRHRLKLLVIGKGDIRRYVRLAVEMGIQNHIRFAGVQTDMAHGYAAGDVLVMPSRMDTFGLVVLEAMAAALPVILTRRVGAIDVVEGSGCGIVLDADPAPQALAEAIFQLADAGRRERLGWLARTTALSHDWKAVTAELVRLYDSLLNRPEGDETIR is encoded by the coding sequence ATGATCCGCAAACCATCGGGGCACCGACCCGCCATCGCCATGATCGTACCGACGTACGGCCGGGTTGGGGGCGCGGAAAATCTGGTGGTGGAGCTTTGCGAGCGCCTGATTCGGGAACATGGCTGCACGATCCATGTGCTGGCCAACCGTTTCGAGGCGATCAGCGAGGCTGTCCATATGCATCGGATCCCGATCTGGATGTTCCCCAGATGGTTCAGGCCGTATTCCTTTGCCATCGGGGTCCGGAAAACGCTCGACAAGTTGCCGGTCGATCTGGTTCACAGCCATGAGCGCATCTTTCGGGCGGATGTCTTCTCGGTTCACGGCATGCCGCATCAGCAGTGGATCCGGGACGTCCGGAAAAAATCCATGAGCTGGTTCGACAGGGCGACCGCCCGGGTGGAGCGCATGGGCTATACCCACCCCGCCACCCGGCTGCTGCTCCCGGTATCCCGTCAGCTGCAAACGGCGCTTGTCGATCTGTATCCATCGGTTGAAAGGCGGATACGGGTATTGACGCCCGGGGTTTCGACGCGGCGGTTTGCGGATTGCAGCATGGCTGATGTGAAGGCGCGTGCCAAAATCGATTTCGGGCTGGAGCCAACGGATACGGTCCTGCTGTTTGTCGGCATGAATTTCGAGGTCAAGCGGCTGGGGCTCGTGATGGAATCACTGGCAATCCTCGGCCGGGATGTGCTGGATCGGCATCGCCTGAAGCTTCTGGTAATCGGAAAAGGCGACATTCGCCGCTACGTCCGCCTGGCAGTCGAAATGGGCATTCAGAACCATATCCGCTTTGCGGGCGTGCAAACAGACATGGCCCATGGCTACGCTGCAGGCGATGTACTCGTCATGCCCAGCCGAATGGACACTTTCGGCCTTGTGGTGCTGGAAGCCATGGCAGCCGCGCTTCCGGTGATTCTGACCCGCAGGGTGGGGGCCATCGACGTTGTGGAAGGCAGTGGATGCGGAATCGTTCTCGATGCCGATCCGGCGCCGCAAGCGCTTGCAGAAGCCATTTTCCAACTGGCGGATGCCGGCCGAAGGGAGCGGCTGGGATGGCTAGCCCGAACGACAGCCCTGTCCCACGACTGGAAAGCAGTCACTGCAGAGCTGGTTCGCCTCTACGATTCGCTGCTCAACCGACCTGAAGGGGATGAGACAATCCGGTGA
- a CDS encoding RNA-binding domain-containing protein, which produces MLKTELLEIIASGENSGIEFKRDDVRPEQVAREIVAMANFKGGRLLLGVDDDGTITGIQRSSKETEAWVMNVVVSKIHPILLPFYEEVLLDDGKRVAVVTFAEGSSKPYVLRHGGREEIFIRVGSTSRRATREQQARLHQMGGILHTELLPVSGAGLNVLDRYRLTDFLQHILQDTMLPSSDNAWSQRLMSLGFMTDGPGGVPVCTIAGILLFGHAPRQFLRQAGIRIMIFKGIEKTYDALYDSVLDAPILPLWTVAGASGRVRSADGLPEMIDSILKPYISKESGNIEAGFRKEISQLFSREVIREVLLNAIAHRDWTRFADIELVIYEDRLELTSPGPLPNTMTIEKMIAGQRSPRNPLLVDILRDYGYVDARGMGVRNKVIPIVREMTGRDPLFEETDDFLKTIIPAAGANR; this is translated from the coding sequence ATGCTTAAGACCGAACTTCTGGAAATCATTGCATCAGGCGAAAATTCAGGTATTGAATTCAAGCGGGATGATGTACGGCCGGAACAGGTTGCGCGGGAAATCGTGGCCATGGCCAATTTCAAGGGAGGACGGCTTTTGCTTGGCGTCGATGATGATGGAACAATAACAGGTATCCAACGTTCTTCAAAGGAAACCGAGGCATGGGTGATGAATGTTGTTGTCTCGAAAATTCATCCCATTCTCCTGCCTTTTTATGAAGAAGTCCTCTTGGACGATGGCAAACGCGTGGCGGTGGTGACCTTTGCGGAGGGGTCAAGCAAACCTTATGTTCTCAGGCATGGGGGAAGGGAGGAGATTTTCATTCGCGTGGGATCCACATCGCGGCGGGCAACCCGTGAACAACAGGCGAGGCTCCATCAGATGGGCGGCATCCTGCACACAGAGCTGCTTCCTGTTTCCGGGGCAGGGCTCAATGTCCTGGATCGTTACCGCCTCACTGATTTTCTTCAACATATCCTACAAGATACCATGTTGCCAAGCTCTGATAATGCATGGTCTCAGCGCCTGATGTCCCTTGGTTTCATGACCGACGGCCCAGGAGGCGTTCCTGTTTGCACCATTGCCGGAATTTTGCTTTTTGGCCATGCGCCGCGGCAATTTTTACGCCAGGCTGGCATTCGCATCATGATCTTCAAGGGCATAGAAAAGACCTACGATGCCCTTTATGACAGTGTTCTGGATGCGCCCATTCTTCCATTGTGGACTGTCGCCGGCGCAAGTGGACGTGTACGATCTGCCGATGGACTACCTGAAATGATCGATTCCATTCTCAAGCCTTATATTTCGAAGGAAAGCGGGAACATAGAAGCCGGCTTTCGTAAAGAGATATCGCAACTGTTCTCTCGTGAAGTCATTCGGGAAGTTCTGTTGAATGCGATTGCCCATCGGGATTGGACAAGATTTGCCGATATCGAATTGGTCATTTACGAGGATAGGTTGGAGCTGACCAGTCCCGGTCCGTTACCCAATACAATGACGATTGAAAAGATGATCGCCGGGCAACGATCGCCGCGGAATCCCCTGCTTGTGGACATTCTTCGAGATTATGGGTATGTGGATGCCCGGGGAATGGGCGTTCGTAATAAGGTGATTCCCATCGTCCGCGAAATGACCGGTCGAGATCCTCTGTTTGAGGAGACCGATGACTTTTTGAAGACGATCATTCCTGCCGCTGGAGCCAACAGATGA
- the rpsT gene encoding 30S ribosomal protein S20 has protein sequence MQHHGKESHLANHKSEIKRAKQNEIRNFRNRSNKSRIKTAVKAVRLTVAETALDRIEADLNAAKSIIDRAAQKGIIHRRTAARKISRLTRLVNSTQKS, from the coding sequence ATGCAGCACCATGGAAAGGAGAGTCATTTGGCCAACCATAAATCGGAAATCAAGCGCGCAAAACAAAACGAGATCCGGAATTTCAGGAATCGTTCGAACAAATCGCGAATCAAGACGGCCGTGAAAGCCGTCCGACTTACCGTAGCGGAGACGGCGTTAGATCGTATCGAGGCTGATCTGAATGCAGCAAAATCCATCATCGATCGGGCTGCTCAAAAAGGGATTATTCATCGGCGTACTGCTGCACGAAAGATATCCCGGCTGACCCGCTTGGTGAATTCCACTCAGAAATCCTGA
- the rfaQ gene encoding putative lipopolysaccharide heptosyltransferase III codes for MRPSKRNGDFPDLSESAPPKTNTDPQPCAPSPKSVLLIQLGDIGDVVLTLPAVQALRSHYPKARIAVCVREKARDIMLDCPWLDEVFVVSKAPEGKAEHPFEKLLRYTRWFRELRSRHFDVAIELRTGTRGAILAFLSGAPCRIARFAEDGGLWRNRLFHTLVDPPGEMGQYAIEHNLNILRPLGIRVDQPELVFPLPDTRIDQAKRILENAGIPGGDEFVVFHPFSLWPFKEWTIPEGARLIDAIQERTSFHVVVTGAADERERADILTRTCKTAPLNLAGQTTIGELSGILKCARLFIGVDTAALHIAAAVGTPTIGLFGPSSPVSWAPRGPCHQVVSAGWLCMPCRNKGCDNSGQSRCMQTLSADHVISAFFSRSACIGIC; via the coding sequence ATGAGGCCATCAAAAAGGAACGGAGATTTTCCTGATTTATCCGAATCGGCACCGCCGAAAACAAACACCGATCCGCAACCGTGCGCTCCATCCCCGAAATCCGTCCTCCTCATTCAGTTGGGTGATATCGGTGATGTCGTTCTCACCCTGCCAGCGGTTCAGGCCCTGCGCAGCCATTACCCAAAGGCCCGGATCGCCGTCTGTGTGCGGGAAAAAGCCAGGGACATCATGCTCGATTGCCCCTGGCTGGATGAAGTCTTCGTGGTCAGCAAGGCCCCGGAGGGAAAGGCTGAACATCCATTTGAAAAGCTCTTGCGCTATACGAGATGGTTCAGGGAGCTGCGCAGCCGGCATTTCGATGTGGCAATCGAGCTGCGGACCGGCACCCGGGGGGCCATTCTCGCGTTTCTTTCAGGCGCTCCCTGCCGGATCGCCCGGTTTGCGGAAGACGGGGGCCTGTGGCGAAACCGTCTGTTTCACACCCTCGTCGATCCGCCCGGAGAGATGGGCCAATATGCCATCGAGCACAATCTGAACATTCTTCGGCCGCTGGGCATCCGGGTCGATCAACCGGAGCTCGTTTTTCCGCTTCCCGACACCCGGATCGACCAAGCAAAGCGGATTCTGGAGAATGCCGGCATTCCCGGAGGAGATGAATTTGTGGTCTTCCATCCGTTTTCGCTCTGGCCATTCAAGGAATGGACGATTCCGGAAGGCGCCAGATTGATCGATGCCATTCAGGAGAGAACATCTTTCCACGTCGTCGTTACGGGTGCTGCCGATGAACGCGAAAGGGCCGACATTCTGACCCGGACATGCAAGACCGCCCCGCTCAACCTGGCAGGGCAGACCACGATCGGTGAGCTATCCGGCATTCTGAAATGCGCCAGACTCTTTATCGGCGTGGATACGGCGGCCCTGCACATTGCAGCAGCCGTCGGCACACCCACCATCGGGTTGTTCGGCCCCTCTTCCCCCGTGAGCTGGGCGCCGAGGGGGCCATGCCATCAGGTCGTGAGCGCCGGATGGCTATGCATGCCCTGCCGGAACAAAGGCTGCGACAACAGCGGACAAAGCCGTTGCATGCAAACACTTTCGGCGGATCACGTCATTTCGGCCTTTTTCTCCCGATCTGCCTGCATCGGGATTTGCTGA